CATCCAGATCGTGCCGCGCTCGTCGTCGTACACGTCGATGCGGTAGGCGGTGGCAAGCCGCATCCCCTCCGGCAGCAGCTCGCCGACGCCACTGCGATGCACCGCGATCTCCAACTGCCAGGGCATGTACTCGATGAAGCTCTCGCGGAACTCCATCGGCATCTGCTCAAGCACCGGCGAGTACCGAACCGACTGCAACTTCTTCACAAAACACGACCAGTCCGCACCACCAGCGGTCGTACCGAACACCCGATGCAGCGACTCCGTACTCGGCGTACCGATCGGATAATCAACCGCCTCAACCCACACCGCCCCCGGCACGGCCCCCGGATCCCCGGTAATCACCCGCACCAGCGCAACCAACTCCGCGCCGCCCACCACACCCAACATCCCGCCCCCCACCACCCAGGCCCACTACGCACCCAGTAAACCCACCCCCAGCCCAAAAGAACACGGCACGACCCTGGTGCGTTTGATCGCCGGAACCTTCGACGGCAACGCTTTGAAAGTAACATCCGAGGTGTTACTATTCGAGTAGTTGGGAGGTGGGGAGATGCATGCAGTCGATGCCTTGGGGACTCTGGAGCTGCTGGGTTCCGGTCAATGGGGACTTGTGACGACCGCGCAGGCGGACGAGGCAGGCGTGTCCAAGATGCGCCTGTCCCGCCTCGCCGAACATGGCACCGTCCAGCGTGTGCGGCATGGCGTTTACGCACTTCCCTCCGCCGGTGCGGGGCCAATGCAGGGCGTACGTGCGGCGTGGCTTGCCACCGGCAGTCGGCCGGCGGGAGACGGTCCGTTTGCCGTGGTGTCCGGTCAGTCTGCCGCGGCAGTGCATGGTCTTGGCGACCTGCTGCCCGCCCAGTACGAGTTCACCACCGCGGTCCGGCGCCAGACCACGCAGCCTGACATCCGGTACCGCAAGCGAGATCTGCCTGAAGCCGAGGTCACGCGGGTAGGCGGACTGCCCGTGACCACTGTTGCCCGCACTGTCAGCGACCTGGTCACCGCCGGGACAGACTTCGATCACCTTGCGGTGGTGGTTCGCGATGCCGTCACCACCGCGGGTGTCGGGTCGGCTGCTCTGGTTCAAGCACTCGAGCCGGCTGCCGCACGGTTCGGATCCCCGGATGGCAAGGCCTTGTTCGCCAGACTGCTGGACGCTGCCGGTTATCGACCTGACCCCTTGATACTCGAGTTGTCGGCTCCAGAACTTCAGAAGAAGCTCCTCCAGGCGGTCATGCCTCAACTCGAGGCCGTTGTGGCCCAGGCCGTCGCCGAGCAACTGCGCCGGCTGACACCGAAGTCTGAAACGCGAGCTGCCGATCACCGGCCGGATGGGAAGGCCGACGCATGAAGCAACCGCTGAATCGGCTGGAAGCAAACCGCCTGCGGCGATCCCTGGGAACGAAGCTCGCCAACGAGGCCAAGAGCCGCGGAGTCGCTGCCGATCCTGTCCGTAAGCAGTACATCTTCGCGATCTTCCTGAGTCGCGTCTTCCAGGATCGGGATGTTCCGTGGGTACTCCTCGGCGGCAACGCGCTACTGATCCGGATCGGCGGCGGTCGATTCACGCAGGATGTGGATCTTGCTCGCGAGACGCCCTGGGCCAGTTCCGCAGCGGCATTGTCCGAGCTCCGGCAACTTTCCGCACGCCCCTATCGTGACGACCCGTTCGAGTTCGAGCTGTACTCGCTCGCGTCCGATTTGGCCGACATTGTTCGGATCATCGCCGCGATCCCGTTCGATGCCGGCCGGCTCGTCACTGTCCTTCGACGGGAAGCCGGTCGGCGCCGAATGGAGTTGCCGACGGCGTTCCGGGCACCCAGCAGTGAGTGGCGACTCGGCTTTCCGCGGGCGGCTGCCGAGTTCGCGCAGTATCCGCGCCAGTACTGGGACCTGTCCGCGGCGCTGTCCTTCTGTGATGACTGCCTGGGTGGCCTGCTGAAGGGCGACCGCACTACCGGTTCCTGGGATCC
The genomic region above belongs to Kribbella solani and contains:
- a CDS encoding type IV toxin-antitoxin system AbiEi family antitoxin domain-containing protein, whose translation is MHAVDALGTLELLGSGQWGLVTTAQADEAGVSKMRLSRLAEHGTVQRVRHGVYALPSAGAGPMQGVRAAWLATGSRPAGDGPFAVVSGQSAAAVHGLGDLLPAQYEFTTAVRRQTTQPDIRYRKRDLPEAEVTRVGGLPVTTVARTVSDLVTAGTDFDHLAVVVRDAVTTAGVGSAALVQALEPAAARFGSPDGKALFARLLDAAGYRPDPLILELSAPELQKKLLQAVMPQLEAVVAQAVAEQLRRLTPKSETRAADHRPDGKADA